In Streptomyces sp. NBC_00414, a single window of DNA contains:
- a CDS encoding TetR/AcrR family transcriptional regulator, with the protein MPTTKTPTKTLREGSARKRAAILAAARELFLADGFDRSSVDAVAARAEVSKRTVYDYFGDKQTLLQAVVDAIGESMITTIRRTLDDTLAPLTEAAELEDALVTFSMRIATDMLGSTEYATLQRLVRSESGHLPHRGYNSMADTPDEAIAERFAAFAAAGLLDVPDPRLAADQFIALTFGVALDRLGSANAAEDTRVRPLVVEGVRTFLRAYRTR; encoded by the coding sequence ATGCCGACCACGAAGACACCCACGAAGACCCTGCGCGAGGGGTCCGCGCGGAAGCGGGCCGCCATCCTCGCGGCGGCCCGGGAACTGTTCCTCGCCGACGGCTTCGACCGGTCCAGCGTCGACGCGGTCGCCGCGCGGGCCGAGGTGTCCAAGCGGACGGTCTATGACTACTTCGGCGACAAGCAGACGCTGCTGCAGGCGGTCGTCGACGCCATCGGCGAGTCGATGATCACCACGATCCGGCGCACCCTCGACGACACCCTCGCCCCCCTCACCGAGGCCGCCGAGCTGGAGGACGCGCTGGTCACGTTCTCGATGCGCATCGCGACCGACATGCTGGGCTCGACGGAGTACGCGACGCTGCAACGGCTGGTCCGGTCGGAATCCGGTCACCTGCCGCACCGGGGCTACAACTCGATGGCCGACACCCCCGACGAGGCGATCGCCGAGCGGTTCGCCGCCTTCGCCGCGGCCGGGCTGCTCGATGTCCCCGACCCCCGGCTCGCGGCCGACCAGTTCATCGCGCTGACCTTCGGCGTCGCGCTGGACAGGCTCGGTTCCGCGAACGCCGCCGAGGACACCCGCGTCCGGCCACTCGTCGTCGAGGGGGTACGGACCTTCCTCCGCGCCTACCGAACCAGGTAG
- a CDS encoding MFS transporter yields MTATLDSPVRIGKAAVWALGMLAVATGALESVVTPTLPLLQRELRMSPAEGALLSIVLLITGALVTPVAGKFGDRYGGKRVLIWLMAIVSTGGLVSALAPNLPVLLLGQVLQGAMVGALPLSFILVREHLPVGEAKVAIGVVSGLFVGGGMAGTLSAGPVAEGLSRHWMFALPTFAVIGATVLVNRLMPHDPPSRSGDTRVDWPGLTLLSGTLVTLMLVLALAPDIASQPLVLGGLVVALAAFVTGWTAVERQAASPMVDLRMLARPAVWKSCVLTFVICVGTAVPVYLVPQLFAVPSGEYGFGASATEIGFFLLPGAVAASLAGPLGGIGARRFGSRAVVTTGIALMVVALIALAAVHTEIWHLVIGKLLIAFANGLCVTAMVTNTATSVDQGDTGIATSLVLVTRVLGFAVGVQVSGAILTAATPSGSDVPAESAFVTGFVMAGVVTALALLVARTMSKGAKE; encoded by the coding sequence ATGACCGCAACGCTCGATTCCCCGGTCCGCATCGGAAAGGCCGCTGTCTGGGCCCTCGGCATGCTGGCAGTCGCCACCGGTGCCCTGGAGTCGGTGGTGACGCCGACGCTCCCGCTCCTCCAACGCGAACTGCGCATGAGCCCCGCCGAAGGGGCGTTACTCAGCATCGTGCTCCTCATCACCGGCGCGCTCGTCACACCGGTCGCCGGCAAGTTCGGCGACCGCTACGGCGGAAAACGGGTGCTGATATGGCTGATGGCGATCGTCTCGACCGGCGGCCTGGTGTCCGCCCTGGCGCCGAACCTGCCGGTGCTGCTGCTCGGTCAGGTACTGCAGGGCGCGATGGTGGGCGCGCTGCCCCTGTCGTTCATCCTGGTGCGCGAACACCTCCCCGTGGGAGAGGCGAAGGTGGCGATCGGGGTGGTCAGCGGGCTGTTCGTGGGCGGCGGAATGGCGGGAACGCTGTCGGCCGGGCCCGTGGCCGAAGGGCTGTCCCGGCACTGGATGTTCGCCCTGCCGACCTTCGCGGTCATCGGGGCCACCGTCCTGGTGAACAGGCTGATGCCGCACGATCCGCCGAGCCGGTCGGGCGACACCCGGGTCGACTGGCCCGGCCTGACTCTCCTGAGCGGCACGCTGGTCACGCTCATGCTCGTGCTCGCCCTCGCGCCCGACATCGCCTCGCAGCCACTCGTGCTCGGCGGCCTCGTCGTGGCCCTGGCCGCCTTCGTGACCGGATGGACGGCCGTGGAGCGCCAAGCGGCCTCGCCGATGGTCGATCTGCGCATGCTGGCACGGCCCGCGGTGTGGAAGTCGTGCGTGCTGACCTTCGTGATCTGCGTCGGTACCGCGGTGCCGGTCTACCTCGTCCCGCAACTGTTCGCGGTCCCCTCCGGTGAGTACGGCTTCGGGGCCAGTGCCACCGAGATCGGCTTCTTCCTGCTGCCCGGCGCCGTGGCCGCGTCGCTGGCCGGGCCGCTCGGCGGGATCGGGGCCCGGCGTTTCGGCTCGCGTGCCGTGGTCACCACCGGGATCGCCCTCATGGTCGTCGCCCTGATCGCCCTGGCGGCCGTGCACACCGAGATCTGGCACCTCGTCATAGGCAAGCTGCTGATCGCGTTCGCCAACGGCCTGTGCGTCACCGCGATGGTGACCAACACCGCCACCTCCGTCGACCAGGGCGACACCGGCATCGCCACCAGTCTGGTCCTGGTGACTCGCGTGCTCGGCTTCGCCGTGGGCGTGCAGGTCAGCGGTGCGATCCTCACCGCCGCCACCCCCTCCGGGTCGGACGTCCCGGCCGAATCGGCCTTCGTCACCGGCTTCGTCATGGCCGGTGTCGTCACGGCGCTGGCCCTCCTCGTCGCCCGCACCATGAGCAAAGGAGCCAAGGAATGA